Genomic window (Kosakonia sp. BYX6):
TTTTATCAACGATCAGCCCTTCCATTTGATGAAACATTGGCGTGTGCGTCTGATCGTAATCGTTACGATAAACACGGCCTGGGGCGATGATACGAATTGGCGGCTGCTGGTTTTCCATGGTACGGATCTGCACGCCAGAAGTCTGGGTGCGCAGCAGGCGGGTTGCATCGAACCAGAAGGTGTCGTGATCGGCGCGTGCCGGGTGATGACCCGGAATATTCAGCGCGTCGAAATTATGATAATCATCTTCAATTTCCGGCCCGGTTGCGACGGTGAAACCCAGCTCGCCAAAGAAGCTTTCGATACGATCGATAGTGCGGGTAACCGGATGCAAACCACCGTTTTCAACACGACGCCCCGGCAGGGAAACATCAATGGTTTCAGCGGCCAGACGTGCGTTCAGCGCTGCGTTTTCCAAATCGGCTTTGCGGGCGTTCAGCGCTTGCTGAACCTGTTCTTTTGCTTCGTTGATTACCGCCCCGGCAGCCGGGCGCTCTTCTGGCGGCAGCTCACGCAGGGTGGTCATTTGAAGGGTCAGGTGCCCTTTCTTACCCAGGTATTCGACGCGTACGTTGTCCAGCGCGGCGACATCTGAGGCATCGTTAATGGCTGCCTTCGCACTGGCAACCAGCTCTGCGAGATGTGACATGGTTTTCCTCGTTATATGGCGATATTTACAAGCGGCAAATACAAAAAAAGCCTCCACAAGGGAGGCTTTCTGGCGCTGTTTTCCGTTTCTTCTTTCACGCGCTAGCCTCCCGGGTTCAGGTGCTAAAGTAAAAAAAGAAGCGGAAAATAGCAGCATTCATGCTTGCGTTACCTTAATCGGGTAAGTGGCGGCGATGGGTTATTGAAAACGCATCACTGCAAAAAGTCAATGTATTGATGATGTTAAAGCAAAAGAGGGAGCCAAGCTCCCTCTTTTAAACTGGCTTATGCCAGAGCTGCTTTCGCTTTTTCAACCAGGGCAGAGAATGCCACTTTGTCGAATACGGCGATGTCAGCCAGGATCTTACGGTCGATTTCAACAGAGGCTTTTTTCAGGCCATTGATGAATTTGCTGTAAGAAATACCGTTCTGACGTGCTGCTGCGTTGATACGTGCAATCCACAGTTGACGGAACTGACGCTTTTTCTGACGACGGTCACGATAAGCGTACTGACCAGCTTTGATAACAGCCTGGAAGGCAACACGGTAAACGCGTGAACGCGCGCCGTAGTAACCTTTAGCTTGTTTCAAAATTTTCTTATGACGTGCACGTGCAATCACACCACGTTTTACGCGAGCCATATGCTCTCTCCTGTATCTATATTCTTAAAAAAGTTAAAAGGTTAACGACTTATGCGTACGGCAGGCACGCAATTACCAGACCCAGATCGCCTTTGGAAACCATGGCTTTCGGGCGCAGGTGACGTTTACGCTTGGTAGCTTTTTTGGTCAGAATATGACGCAGGTTAGCGTGCTTGTGCTTAAAACCACCTTTACCGGTTTTTTTGAAGCGCTTAGCAGCACCGCGTACGGTCTTAATTTTTGGCATTTTTTAACTTCCACTTCGCATTGTTAATAAACGAAACAAAGGCGAATTAAACCCGTGAGCTTGTGGCCCACAGGTTTAATTACTTGATGGCCTTACTGTTTCTTCTTAGGAGCAAGCACCATGATCATCTGGCGGCCTTCGATCTTCGTTGGGAAGGATTCGACCACTGCCAGTTCACCCAGATCTTCTTTCACGCGATTAAGCACTTCCATACCGATCTGTTGGTGGGCCATCTCACGACCGCGGAAACGCAGTGTGATCTTGGCCTTATCGCCCTCTTCGAGAAAGCGAATCAGGCTGCGGAGTTTTACCTGATAGTCGCCTTCATCTGTACCAGGTCGGAATTTAATTTCCTTAACCTGAATAACTTTTTGCTTCTTCTTCTGTTCCTTAGAAGATTTGCTCTTTTCATAGAGGAACTTGCCGTAGTCCATTATACGGCATACGGGCGGCTCGGCGTTAGGGCTAATTTCGACTAAATCAACCCCGGCTTCTTCAGCTTTTTCCAGAGCTTCTCTCAGACTCACAATACCAAGCTGCTCGCCTTCCAGACCTGTTAAGCGAACTTCCGTGGCGCGAATCTCGCCATTAATACGATTGGGACGCGCCGTTTGAACTCGTTTTCCGCCTTTAATACCTTATTCCTCCAGTTGTTGAAGACTGCGGCTGCGAATCTCTTGTTGCAGCTTCTCGATAACTTCATTTACGTCCAGGCTACCCAAGTCTTTACCACGACGGGTACGCACAGCAACTTTGCCGGCTTCAACCTCTTTGTCACCACAAACCAGCATATAAGGGACACGACGTAAAGTGTGCTCGCGGATTTTAAAGCCTATCTTCTCGTTTCTCAAGTCTGCTTTTACTCGAATGCCCGCATTTTGCAGTTTACGGGTCAATTCGTTGACGTATTCAGACTGAGAATCAGTGATGTTCATCACAACTACCTGCACTGGCGCAAGCCAGGTTGGGAAGAAGCCTGCGAACTCTTCAGTCAGGATGCCGATAAAGCGCTCCAGAGACCCAAGAATCGCGCGGTGAATCATTACTGGAACCTGTCGCTCGTTGCTTTCGCCTACGTAAGAAGCGTTCAGGCGAGCTGGCAGGGAGAAGTCCAGCTGTACAGTACCGCACTGCCATGCACGATCGAGGCAGTCATAAAGGGTAAATTCAATTTTCGGACCGTAGAAAGCGCCTTCACCCAGTTGATATTCAAATGGGATATTGTTTTCTTCCAGCGCAACTGCCAAATCCGCCTCAGCACGATCCCACATCTCGTCGCTACCGATACGTTTGTCCGGACGAGTTGAGAGCTTGACGACGATCTTCTCGAAGCCAAAGGTGCTGTACATATCGTAGACTAAACGAATACAAGCGTTCACTTCATCGCGAACCTGCTCTTCTGTACAGAAGATATGAGCATCGTCCTGAGTGAAGCCGCGAACACGCATCAGCCCGTGCAACGCGCCTGATGGCTCGTTACGGTGGCAGCTTCCGAACTCGGCCATACGCAGCGGCAGATCGCGGTAAGATTTCAACCCTTGGTTGAAAATCTGTACGTGACCCGGGCAGTTCATCGGCTTAATGCAGTATTCACGGTTCTCGGAAGACGTCGTAAACATCGCATCTTTATAGTTATCCCAGTGGCCGGTTTTTTCCCACAGCACACGGTCCATCATGAACGGGCCTTTCACTTCCTGGTACTGATACTCTTTCAGTTTAGAGCGTACGAAAGTTTCCAGTTCACGGAAGATAGTCCAGCCATCGTTATGCCAGAACACCATGCCCGGCGCTTCTTCCTGCATGTGATACAAATCGAGCTGCTTACCGATTTTACGGTGATCGCGTTTCGCTGCTTCTTCCAGGCGTTGCAGATAGGCATTCAGCGCCTTTTTATCTGCCCATGCTGTACCGTAAATACGCTGCAACATCTTGTTGTTGCTATCGCCGCGCCAGTAAGCACCCGCTGTTTTCATCAGTTTGAAATGATGGCAAAAACGCATATTCGGCACGTGCGGTCCACGGCACATGTCGATGTATTCTTCGTGATGATACAAGCCAGGCTTATCATTATGCGCAATGTTTTCATCAAGAATAGAAACTTTGTAATTCTCACCACGTGAGACAAATGTTTCGCGAGCTTCCTGCCAGCTCACTTTTTTCTTGATGACATCGTAGTTAGTTTCGGCGAGCTCATGCATACGTTTTTCGAGCGCGTCGATATCTTCCTGGGTCAGCGTGTGGTCAAGGTCAACGTCATAATAAAAGCCATTATCGATAACCGGGCCGATCGCCATTTTAGTATTAGGCCACAATTGCTTAATTGCATGACCTAACAAGTGCGCGCAGGAGTGGCGGATAATTTCCAGACCATCTTCATCTTTTGCGGTGATGATAGCCAAGTTGGCATCGCTGTCGATAACATCAGAAGCATCGACCAGTTCACCGTTGACACGTCCAGCGATACAGGCTTTCGCCAGTCCCGGACCAATATCCAGCGCAACATCCATTGGGCTAACAGCATGGTCATATTGGCGTTGACTGCCATCAGGAAGAGTAATTACAGGCATTTCATTTCCTTATTTGCAGTGGTGCCCCACACGAAAGAGCACATACAAAATGAGATTTCAAAGATATAACAGCAACTAAGATAAGTTTTCTCGCTTCACTCTGCGGAATATGCATCGCACGGTATTTAGCCGCCATGTGCCCTTACCCATCACTGTTAAGTACCCGGCAATAGTACACATATGAAAGAGTTGTTGAAAGTATTTGTGTGACGGAGGTCAAACCCGACGGGCGATTGCGAGGTAAATCGCGTAGTGAACGTGCGCTACTGAATGTGCTTGTTAACCTGAGTTTAATCTGATTTTTCATCTCGACCTTGACAGGAATACACTCCAGGCAGTCTATTTGGCTACCCATTAACATCTAACACATTGATAAAGCATGGTAATAGTTTATTCAGTTGCTATTGTCGCACTTATGATAGTTGCTATTTTTTCGTTTTATAAGCACTACAGCATGAAGTCAGCAAGAACCCTTCCCATCCCAAACAAGAAGCGACGTTAACAGCATTACTCCTTTCAAATGGCACGCTTCTGCGTGCCTTTATTTATTGTTTATCAGGCCTCATAACCCAAAGCGCGAATAACCTCTTCCATCGCGGCTTGCGTCAGTTCCGAACGTTTAATTCGCTGATTTGCAAGCATGGTTCTGACCACACCGGCAATAACGATATGCTTCGGTTCTTGCCCAAGATCGCGCATTTCCAGCACGACTTTCCCCACAACCCGGCACATTTCCTCGTACAGTTCGACATCTTTTGACTTGCTCATCACTCCTCCGGTTATTGTGGTTAATTTTCCATATGTTAGCGTGATAGCGGCCTTAATATGCAAGACTCTCCCTTCCAGGACATTTGCACAAAGTTAAATTTCTCCGTCGATTTACCTTAAAGTTGCCCGCAAAGTCTGCCGATTAATGAATCATTAGGGCTTGAATGAATTAAACACAACGATGCAAGCAATCAACTACAACGAAATGACTGGTCTGAACCTGACGGTCAGAAAAACAACCGAATCAACATTGCAAGAATCCATTGAACGTCTGTCATCAGGCTTGCGAATCAATGGTGCCAAAGATGATGCCGCGGGCCAGGCTATTGCTAACCGCATGCGTTCAAATATCAATGCGGATACCGTGGTTTCCCGTGGACTGGATGACGCCATCAGTATGGCGCAAACCGCCGATGGTAGCCTCAACACCATTGGTGAGCTACTGATCCGCGCCAAAGGTCTCGCTATTCAATCGGGCAACAGCACGCTTTCAGATAGCGATCGACAAAGCATTCAGGACGAATATCAAAGTATTCTCAATAATATTCAGTCAATTTCGGAAACGACGGAAATTTTTGGCAGCTACCCATTGGCTACCGACTCTCCGGAACTGCCGCCTGAATTGATTGGCAATGTTCCGCCACTGAATGTGAAATTCCCGGTACAAGGTACCAATTATTCATTCAGCTCAGGAATTGTTTCTCTGGCGTACATCCCGGCCGGTTCGAAAAATATTACGATTACTATCGACTCGTTAGGCCTGGACGACGACATTCAGCTCTTTACTCGCGATGGTAAACATCTGGCGGGCACACCGATTAACGGCACCGATCCTGATTACACATGGAGTAGCCGCGGAATCACTGATTCAGCAAAAGCAACCAGCCGCGTGTTGAGCGAAGCGAACGGCTTTGAGAATGGCGCAACTTATGATGATTCACAGCTTATCGAAGGGGGCGCATCTTGGGCGCTGGATGGCAGTGAAACCCTCGATTATAACGGCATGAACATCAGCTACAGTGGCGATGGCGATCGTTACGAACCGGGAGCGGCTTTTAATGACGGTAGCAACGGCTCCAACCGAATAGAACGGTTGAAGATCGATAATGTGACCGAAGACCTGGTGGTGATGGTGGTGGGCAGCGGTTCATTTACCAGTAATCTGACCTGGGGCGATCTTCCTGAGCCAACTATCACGCCAACGGTACTACCAAAACAGAGCCGACCATGGGAAGTAGTGACAAGCGCCAGTTTCGGGGATGATGTCGAATCACTCACCATGCAGACAACGCCTGCGGATTTGAAATCGCTGGGCCTGACAAATACCGACCTACTTTCAATGCCGACGGCCAGCAATGCGATGGGCGTACTCGACAGAGCGCTGGATAAAGTCAGCAGCTACCGCGCGCAATACGGCGCGTTTATCAACCGCTTCGAATCGACTAAATCGGTGTTGGCACAGCAAAACGTTGCCACTCAGGCGGCAAAGAGTCGTATTGAAGATGCGGATTACGCCATGGAAACGAGCAAAATGGCCAAAGCGCAAATATTACAACAAGGCCAAGATGCCGTACTGAAAGTCGCTAACCAGTCGGCAGAAAATATTCTTTCACTACTGCGGAGTTAACAAATTAACAGTTCGTTGTTATGACTCTCGTGTAATATTAAGGTCAACTTTCGTCAATAAATAATAAGGCTTGCATTAAGTTATTTACATTAAAGAATAAACACGAAAACCGGTACCACATAATCCGGTTTTATCGAAGTTAATGAATTAACTAAGAATGTACTTAATCCCACTCACCGGCAACCAGGGTATGCGCATCAAACGCAGCGGCATTAGAACCCCGAGTAGCGTTTGCGACCGGAACCATATTGGAACCCGCTTCAATGTTGGTGATGTTAGTATTGGACTGGCTGGCAGAAGTTGCAGGTTGAGCAGCGAATGCGCCAAATGAAAGTGCAGAAAGCACTACGGCAGCGGCTGCAGTTTTGATTTTTTTCATAATTAACTCTCTTTCTTGAATTAATACATTACTTGCTGGGCGATACATTTAGCCCATAAATCTAGTGTAGATCTGGATCACACTTTTGCACAGTCAATTTATTTATCCATTCGTGTCAAATAAACTGAATATGTTACACGATAATTAATTATGAAGAGATTATGGAGAGGAAAATTACTTAAATAAAACTGGATAATTGGTCGCGGAAAATAGCACGAATTAACAAATGAAAAACTGGGCCGATATTTTCGGCCCAGCGAATTACATTTTATAGCCTAACGTAATCGACGTTCTGCGATCGGTATGATCCGGCGCAGTTGACGGCGGTTGGGAGTTCCAGGTCAGGTTATAAGCGACCTTCAGCGCGAAATGTGTGTTGATAGCCACGTTCAGTGCTGTTTCGGAGTTGACGGTTGTATCGTCCGCGCCAAATACAGAAACGCCCTGCGTGAATTTCGTGGTGTCGGTCATTTGCCACGCGTACGTACCGGAAGCGTAACCCAGCGCGGTGGTTTTCGTGTCGCCGTTGGTGTACTTGTCGTAACGGACACCCGGACCGAATTCAAAGCGCAGGCTGTGAACCGGACCATTCAGGAACTGGCGACCATAACCCGCGGTAAGTACATCACGATCGCGGTAGCCGTTGTAGCGGTCACTCAACCAGCTCGCCTGGCCAAACAGGTAATCATAATCCGTCATATTGTAACGGCTACGACCACCTACAGCGTATTTCTCAGACGAACGTTCATCGTTTGATGAGGTGTTGCTGGCATTTCCCCACAAAGACCAGGCGGTAGTGTTGCCATACCAGGTCAGGGTGGAATCGGCAGTCAAAGATGAACTCTTTGTGTTGCCGGACTGGCCAAGATAACCACCGTTCACGCTACCTTCGAACGGTTGTTTGGCTGTGGAAGGGTCATCCATGACAGTAAAAACGGTATCATCTGCGGCAGCATTCATCGACGCAAGCACGCCCGCAGCCATTACCAGCGCGGGTACTGTCTTCAAAAGCTTCATTTTTTAAGAGTCCGTACAGCAAAAAAAGAGACCAACAAGGTCCCGGAAACTTTCAGTAGGATCAACGACCAACGGTCCACAGAAAGGTAACAAATTATAAAAAGCCCGCTTAAACAGATCAATGAAATCTTATTTGATTTTTTGAATAAGAGGGATCTCAAAAATGAGTAAACGGTTATTAATCACCCCAACCGATTAACTCAATATCATTCTTAAAATCATATGGTTATTTACTTTCACTCCCGCACAATCGGTGCCAGGCTTAATGCAACCTGAGTAAACGGAGGTCATCATGGTATCTGTCTATACATTGACGCTCGCGCCATCGCTCGATAGCGCAACATTGACACCGCAAATTTATCCGGAAGGTAAGCTTCGCTGCACCTCCCCGGTTTTTGAACCCGGTGGCGGCGGTATCAACGTCGCCCGCGCGATTGCACACCTGGGAGGAAAAGCCACCGCCATCTTCCCGGCGGGTGGCGCAACCGGTGAACATCTCACCACATTATTGACCGATGAAAATGTGCCCACCATCAGCGTGCAGACCGCAGATTGGACACGGCAAAACCTGCATGTCCATGTTGAGTCGAGCGGTGAGCAATACCGTTTCGTTATGCCGGGCGCCGCGTTGAGCGAAGATGAGTTTCGCCAACTGGAAGAGAAAGTCCTGACCATCGAACGCGGCGCAATACTGGTGGTTAGCGGCAGCCTTCCGCCTGGCGTCCAGGTTGGCAAGCTAACGCAGTTGATTACCGCAGCGCAAAAGCAGGGTATCCGCTGCATTGTCGACAGTTCCGGTGATGCGCTTACCGCCGCGCTCGCCATCGGTAACATCGAACTGGTAAAACCCAACCAGAAAGAGTTGAGCGCACTGGTTGGCCGGGAACTCAATCAACCTGACGATGTGCGCATGGCGGCGCAGGAAATTGTTAATAGCGGAAAGGCATTACGCGTCGTCGTTTCCCTCGGGCCGCAAGGCGCGCTGGCTGTTGATGCGCAAAACTGCGTGCAGGTTGTACCGCCGCCGATGAAAAGTCAGAGCACCGTCGGTGCGGGCGACAGCATGGTCGGCGCAATGACGCTTAAGCTGGCGCAAAACGCGCCGCTCGACGATATGGTGCGTTTCGGCGTCGCCGCCGGGAGCGCGGCCACCATCAACCAGGGTACGCGTCTATGTGCACTGGAAGACACGCAAAAAATTTACGACTACCTATGCAACACCTGAATAGGTCCCGCTGCCTAGTCGGGCGGCGGGAAAGCGCAAATACGCCGCAATAGTCGACAAATATCACCCGCCGACTATGCTAAAAAAACTTTGGGATAACAATGAGGTGAAATATGAGCAGCGATGGCATCACACGCTATGTAGTCACGGTCAAATTTCACGATCAGACCCTGACAGATATAAATGAGCTGAATAACCACTTTACACGAGCGGGTTTTCTCATCACCATGACGGACGATGATGGCAAAGTGCACGATCTCGGCACCAATACTTTCGGGTTTATCAGTGCGCTCAGCGAGCAAGAAGTGCACGCGCTGGCGGAGGGTTTAGCCGAAAGCGCCGTCCATCAAAAAACCGACATTACGGTGAGTACCTGGGAGGCATGGCAACACGAAGAGCCATGAATGCCATCCTGCGCCGTCCGTACGTCTGGTGTGCGTTGAGTCGTATATTTCCACAGCTTTAGTGCGCTAACCTTCTGATCTGGCTGATTACATGGGAGAAACATCATGTGGCAAGCGATAAGTGGTCTGTTAAGCGAACAACTGGGTGAAGGCGAGATTGAGCAGCGCGACGAGCTACCGGGCGGCGAAATCCATGCAGCATGGCACCTGCAATATGCCGGTCACGATCTCTTTGTGAAGTGCGAT
Coding sequences:
- the pheS gene encoding phenylalanine--tRNA ligase subunit alpha, whose translation is MSHLAELVASAKAAINDASDVAALDNVRVEYLGKKGHLTLQMTTLRELPPEERPAAGAVINEAKEQVQQALNARKADLENAALNARLAAETIDVSLPGRRVENGGLHPVTRTIDRIESFFGELGFTVATGPEIEDDYHNFDALNIPGHHPARADHDTFWFDATRLLRTQTSGVQIRTMENQQPPIRIIAPGRVYRNDYDQTHTPMFHQMEGLIVDKNISFTNLKGTLHDFLRNFFEEDLQIRFRPSYFPFTEPSAEVDVMGKNGKWLEVLGCGMVHPNVLRNVGIDPEIYSGFAFGMGMERLTMLRYGVTDLRAFFENDLRFLKQFK
- the pheM gene encoding pheST operon leader peptide PheM yields the protein MNAAIFRFFFYFST
- the rplT gene encoding 50S ribosomal protein L20, coding for MARVKRGVIARARHKKILKQAKGYYGARSRVYRVAFQAVIKAGQYAYRDRRQKKRQFRQLWIARINAAARQNGISYSKFINGLKKASVEIDRKILADIAVFDKVAFSALVEKAKAALA
- the rpmI gene encoding 50S ribosomal protein L35, whose translation is MPKIKTVRGAAKRFKKTGKGGFKHKHANLRHILTKKATKRKRHLRPKAMVSKGDLGLVIACLPYA
- the infC gene encoding translation initiation factor IF-3; its protein translation is MKGGKRVQTARPNRINGEIRATEVRLTGLEGEQLGIVSLREALEKAEEAGVDLVEISPNAEPPVCRIMDYGKFLYEKSKSSKEQKKKQKVIQVKEIKFRPGTDEGDYQVKLRSLIRFLEEGDKAKITLRFRGREMAHQQIGMEVLNRVKEDLGELAVVESFPTKIEGRQMIMVLAPKKKQ
- the thrS gene encoding threonine--tRNA ligase, whose translation is MPVITLPDGSQRQYDHAVSPMDVALDIGPGLAKACIAGRVNGELVDASDVIDSDANLAIITAKDEDGLEIIRHSCAHLLGHAIKQLWPNTKMAIGPVIDNGFYYDVDLDHTLTQEDIDALEKRMHELAETNYDVIKKKVSWQEARETFVSRGENYKVSILDENIAHNDKPGLYHHEEYIDMCRGPHVPNMRFCHHFKLMKTAGAYWRGDSNNKMLQRIYGTAWADKKALNAYLQRLEEAAKRDHRKIGKQLDLYHMQEEAPGMVFWHNDGWTIFRELETFVRSKLKEYQYQEVKGPFMMDRVLWEKTGHWDNYKDAMFTTSSENREYCIKPMNCPGHVQIFNQGLKSYRDLPLRMAEFGSCHRNEPSGALHGLMRVRGFTQDDAHIFCTEEQVRDEVNACIRLVYDMYSTFGFEKIVVKLSTRPDKRIGSDEMWDRAEADLAVALEENNIPFEYQLGEGAFYGPKIEFTLYDCLDRAWQCGTVQLDFSLPARLNASYVGESNERQVPVMIHRAILGSLERFIGILTEEFAGFFPTWLAPVQVVVMNITDSQSEYVNELTRKLQNAGIRVKADLRNEKIGFKIREHTLRRVPYMLVCGDKEVEAGKVAVRTRRGKDLGSLDVNEVIEKLQQEIRSRSLQQLEE
- the fumD gene encoding fumarate hydratase FumD; translated protein: MSKSKDVELYEEMCRVVGKVVLEMRDLGQEPKHIVIAGVVRTMLANQRIKRSELTQAAMEEVIRALGYEA
- a CDS encoding flagellin; its protein translation is MQAINYNEMTGLNLTVRKTTESTLQESIERLSSGLRINGAKDDAAGQAIANRMRSNINADTVVSRGLDDAISMAQTADGSLNTIGELLIRAKGLAIQSGNSTLSDSDRQSIQDEYQSILNNIQSISETTEIFGSYPLATDSPELPPELIGNVPPLNVKFPVQGTNYSFSSGIVSLAYIPAGSKNITITIDSLGLDDDIQLFTRDGKHLAGTPINGTDPDYTWSSRGITDSAKATSRVLSEANGFENGATYDDSQLIEGGASWALDGSETLDYNGMNISYSGDGDRYEPGAAFNDGSNGSNRIERLKIDNVTEDLVVMVVGSGSFTSNLTWGDLPEPTITPTVLPKQSRPWEVVTSASFGDDVESLTMQTTPADLKSLGLTNTDLLSMPTASNAMGVLDRALDKVSSYRAQYGAFINRFESTKSVLAQQNVATQAAKSRIEDADYAMETSKMAKAQILQQGQDAVLKVANQSAENILSLLRS
- a CDS encoding DUF481 domain-containing protein; this translates as MKLLKTVPALVMAAGVLASMNAAADDTVFTVMDDPSTAKQPFEGSVNGGYLGQSGNTKSSSLTADSTLTWYGNTTAWSLWGNASNTSSNDERSSEKYAVGGRSRYNMTDYDYLFGQASWLSDRYNGYRDRDVLTAGYGRQFLNGPVHSLRFEFGPGVRYDKYTNGDTKTTALGYASGTYAWQMTDTTKFTQGVSVFGADDTTVNSETALNVAINTHFALKVAYNLTWNSQPPSTAPDHTDRRTSITLGYKM
- the pfkB gene encoding 6-phosphofructokinase II, whose product is MVSVYTLTLAPSLDSATLTPQIYPEGKLRCTSPVFEPGGGGINVARAIAHLGGKATAIFPAGGATGEHLTTLLTDENVPTISVQTADWTRQNLHVHVESSGEQYRFVMPGAALSEDEFRQLEEKVLTIERGAILVVSGSLPPGVQVGKLTQLITAAQKQGIRCIVDSSGDALTAALAIGNIELVKPNQKELSALVGRELNQPDDVRMAAQEIVNSGKALRVVVSLGPQGALAVDAQNCVQVVPPPMKSQSTVGAGDSMVGAMTLKLAQNAPLDDMVRFGVAAGSAATINQGTRLCALEDTQKIYDYLCNT
- the ghoS gene encoding type V toxin-antitoxin system endoribonuclease antitoxin GhoS, whose translation is MSSDGITRYVVTVKFHDQTLTDINELNNHFTRAGFLITMTDDDGKVHDLGTNTFGFISALSEQEVHALAEGLAESAVHQKTDITVSTWEAWQHEEP